The sequence TGGCGACCCACGAACGCGCGCAAGAGCGTCGCCAGACGCACCTTGTCACCGCCGAAGACTTTCAGGGCAGCGACAAAATCCAGCCCGGATAACGGGATGGCCGGCGGCGCATCAGGAAGCGCCCGGTGGCTGCCGGCAGGCCAGCCAATACCCGCCCCGGCGATCACGGCGAGCAAGGCATCGATATCGAGCGGCTTGGCCAGGACGCCGGTCATGCCGGCATCGCGCGCCGTGGCGGACCCGCCCGCGTTCGCCTGTGCCGTCAGCGCAATCACCGGCAGCGTTGCGACATCAGAATGGTCACGGATCCACCGTGTCGCCGCATAGCCATCCATCAACGGCATCTGGATATCCATCAGCACGATGTCAAACCGGTCGGCCGCCATCGTCAGCGCCGCCTGCACCGCAATACCGTCACCGACCACCACGACCTCGGCACCGGCCGCAGTCAAGACCTGCGCAGCGACTTCCTGATTGATGGCGTTATCCTCGGCCACCAGCAGGCGTAACCCGGACAGTGGCAAGGCAGCCGTCGCAGCAGCCGGCATACACGCGGCCGGTTCAACCGGGAAAAGCCTGAGTACGGCCTCCGCCAGACTCCAGCGCGTCAGCGGCTTGGCAACCAGTCCGCCCGGATAGCCGTCCCGGCTGCCCGCGGCGAACCGATCGAGCGCCAGCAGCGGCACCATCAGCAACGTACGCGGCAATACGACATCGGGCATCGCACGCCATTGCCGCAACAGAGCCATCGTGTCGATCTCCGGCAACCTCCCGTCCAGTAGCAGCAAATCGGTCTCGCCGCGTGTCGCCCCGGCCTTCAGCAAGGCCGGCAATCCCGGCTGCGCAGGATCAATCACACGAACCTGCCAGCCGAATGCCAGGCAGGCATCGCGCAAGAGCACACGTTTCAGCGGATGACTTTCCACGATCAGCACCCGCAGTGCGGCGGGAAAATCGTCCTGCCGGACCGGCACGCCTGCCGTCAGGGGCAGCGAAAAGCGAAATTCGCTGCCCTGTCCCGGCGTGCTGTCGACGCTGATCTGTCCCCCCATCATCGTGACCAGCCGGTTGCTGATCGTCAGGCCCAGGCCGGTGCCACCATACAACCTGGTGGTCGATGCGTCGGCCTGCATGAACGCATTGAAAATCGACTCCAGCCCCGCCGCGGCGATACCGATACCGGTATCGCGTACGGCGATCTGCAACAGGACGGGCGCACCAGCTGGCACCGGTGCAACCGACTGGCAGCGCACCGACACGACGATCTCGCCGCGCTCGGTAAATTTAAGTGCATTGCTAATCAGGTTCAGCAGGATTTGCTGCACGCGTAACGGGTCGCCCACCATGGCATCGGGCACGTCCGGCGCCAGATCCAGCACCACCGCAATCTCTTTTTGGCCAACACCGACCCCCAGCACCGAGGCCGCCGTACGTAACAGCAGGTTCAGAGAAAACGGGATCTGTTCGATGCGCAGCTGGTTTGCTTCCATCTTCGACAAATCCAGGATGTCATTGATCAGCACCTGCAAAGACTGGGCCGACAACGCGATCTTGTCGGCATAGTCGCGTTGCCAGGCGTTCAGCGGTGACTCTGTCAGCAATCGTGCCAGACCGATCACGGCATTGAGCGGCGTGCGTAGTTCGTGAGTCATATTGGCCAGGAAATCGCTCTTGGCAAGATTGGCGGTTTCTGCCTCGGTGCGGGCTTGCGACAACGCTTGCTCGGCCAGCCGGAACGGCGTGATGTCGGTGTAGGTCAGCAGGACCCAGTCGGCCGAAATCGGCTGGCCGCGTATTTCCAGATACTTGTTATCAGGCAAACTGCGCTCCATGCACACTGATTGGCGCGAAGCAATCATCGCGCGATAGTCGGCCAGCACGTCGTCATACAAGCGCTGCGGGTAATACCCCAGTTCATACGAAAACCGGACCATATCGGTAAATAGCCGCGGCGATTTCTGGAACAATTCGGGCGGGTAGCTTTGCAGGTCACCGAACAGACGGTTGCGCAAAATGACTTGTTGTTGCTCGTTGAGTACCGCCACGCCAAACGGCAAAGACTCGAGCACGTCATTGAGGAACTGGTTGAGCGAAATGATCTGCTGCTGGCGTGCTTTACCGATGCGGTTATCGACCAGCGTGCTGCGCAGGAAAGCGAAATTGCCCCGGCTATCGAGCTCGGCATTTGCACTCATCAGGCAAGGCACCACCGTGCCATCCTTGTGCACGAAATCGACTTCAAGCTCATGCAATTGCCCGCCGGGCAGCAATTGCGGATACCTGTCGGCGATGGTCGCCCAGCTATCCGGCGTCATGAATTGCCGGATAGCGTGCCCCAGATATTCTTCGCGGTGATAACCCAGCAAATCCAGCCCGGTCTGATTCACCTGGATCACGATACCCGCGGCATCGAGCGTGTGATAACTGCAAGGTGCGCGGTCATACAGATCGGTCGCTTCGCGAGTGCGCTCCTGTATCCGCGCTTCCAGATCGCGGTTCAAGGCCTTCAGCGCCAGCTCGCTGTAACGTAACTCCATCGATGATCGTATCGTCACCCGGGCGACTTCGCCGGCCTCATGGAAATACACACGAGGAAGTACGAGTGGCTTGCCCGCTGCCAGATCCCGTGCCGGCAACGCCAGTGCCGTCATCGACCAGGTAATCCGCCTGCCCAGCGTGAGTGCCATTGCACCTGCCAGCACGCACCACGCCAGCAGCGCGCTGCCCGTCAAGGTCACGGTCAGCACAGAAAACGTCGGCAGAGGACCGCCCGGTGAACCAATTACCGCCCTCCAGTGACTGGCCGCCGACGTACTAAAAAACGTCCGTACCGCTATGCTGTCGCTGGTGTAGGTGTGATGGATACCCTCGCTCTCTACCAGGAACATCTCGAGGCTGGCTTTCTGGCCGACGAACTGCTCCGCAAGCCGGTTTCGTGCGGCAATCGTGCCGCTGCTATCAACAATGCTGACCGTCCAGCCGGCGGGGAACGGATAACGCTGCAATAGCGCGTCGAGCTGCCGCAGCGACATCAACACGCTCACCACCCGGATGACATTTCCGTTGACCATGACCGGAAACGCGACCGCATAATGACCCGCCGGCAAATCGGCGAAGACGTCTGACGCCACCGCCCGGCCCGAAGTGATCACTTGACGCAGCTGGTTCTGGTTGCCATAACGCAGCAACGGTGTACCAAATGCGACCCGGGTATCGAGCACTTGCTGTCCCTGCACATCACTGACTACAACGCCGGTCGATATCGCGGTCGCGCTCAGCAATTGACGCGCCTCGCGATGGAAGGCGGCAAGGTCGTCGCCGGCAAGCGTGCGACTTTGCGCCAATGTCACGGCCAACAACCGGGCCTGGGCGAACTGCGCGTCGACTTCCCGCACCAGCGTGCGCGCCGTCGCCATCGTCGATTGCTGTAGCTGCCGGTCAGCCTCGATGGACAGATAAGAGAACAGCAATGCCGCGCCGATCACGCCCGGCAGCACACAACCCAGCACCAGCAACAACAGCAGCCGGCGCACTGACGGGAGTCTGACGGCAGTAGAGAATTCGGACGACATCACCCTCATGAAAAAGCTCGCATAGAAAACGTTCCGGCCCCGGGTTAAAAAGATCAGTGGTCGTGCCACCGTCCCTGCTGAGAAGTGAATTACTTATAAGCATTATTGAATAAGCGCAACCATAAACCATAACCTCATATCGAGTTATGGTTTTTTTAATTGCTCTGCAGCGCCAGGGGTAACCCCTATAAGCGCTAACGCTCCTGGACAGCACGGTTCTTGGGTTGGGTTGGGTTGGGTCGGGTTGCTTCACGGTCATGCAGCCGTAGGGGGCAATAACCGCAGGGCATTGCACCCTACGACCAACCGACGACCGCAACTCGCAAATGACAAAGAATAAAACCGCTGAATGCCGGCCTGAAATTGGCTGTGCTGTACGATGCAGTCAAACACCTTCCCGACCAGATCACGATGCCTGCTCCGACACCATCCGCACTGCACCAGCAATTGCGCCTCGCCACCAAAGAACCGCACCATGCCCTCGATCACCATCCGCTGATGGCGCGACTACTGGCACCGCACGTCAGCCGCGACGACTACGGCGATGCGCTGGCCGCCATGCACGGGATTTATGCGAACGCCGAAACCGCCTTGCTGACCTATCTGGCACATCACCCCGATTTATTTGATTACGCACCACGGCGCAAGCTGCCGGCCCTCGAGGCCGATCTGGCAGCACTGGGCCGCCAACCGTTCGCAGCGACGGTGCAACTTCCGGCCATCGACCGCGCCGGCGCCTTGTTCGGCATGCTGTACACGCTGGAGGGCGCGACGCTTGGCGGGCAGTTCATCGCGACGCGGCTACGCCAGCAGGGAGCCGGCGACTTGCCGATGCAGTTTTATACCGTGTATGGCGAGCACGCCCGCTCGCACTGGCTAGCGTTCCTCGAGAGTGCCGAACAACGCTGCCCGCAGACCGAATACCCGAGCGCAGTGGCCACCGCCGTGGCGCTATTCGAAGACATCAGAAGCCATCTGGATACGTGCCGGCAGCCTTGACGGCGGCCAGGTCCAGCAAGGTCCGGATCAGCAACTGGGGCCGGATCGGCTTGTCGATGCAGGCCTGATAACCCGCTTGCAGCGCACGGGCATGATCCTGGGCGCGGGCATAGGCAGTGACGGCCACGGCCGGTAGTTGCGACGCACCCAATCCCATGCCGGTACGCACCAGCTCGATCAGCTGGTAACCGTCGGTGCCCGGCATGCCGATATCACTGAGCAGGATGTCGGGCACCTGCCGGCGAATCTGCAGCAAGGCTGCATCGGCACTCTGCGCGGTCGTGACCAGCGCACCATGCTCGGTCAGCAAGCGACGGCCGAGTTCGAGTACATCCGGATTGTCATCGACCAGCAAGACCGCCATGCCGCGCAGTGCGTTGCTGTCGTCGACGCTCATTGGCCCGCTCACCAGAACCTCCGGCACCACCTCCGGCACGGCGGCCGGTGCCGCACGTGGCATCGGTCCATCCGGTGCGCGCGGCAACAGCACCGTAAAACACGCACCCTGACCGGCACCGCCGCTGCTGGCGCTGACGGACCCGCCGTGCAACTCCAGCAAATTCTTGACGATCGATAAACCCAGTCCTAGCCCCCCATGCACCCGTGCCGCGCTGCCGTCGCTCTGGCTGAAACGATCGAACAGAAAAGGCAGGAAGCTCGCCTCGATGCCAGTGCCATTGTCGGTCACCGTCGCCACGACCAGACCATCGCGCTCACTGATGGCCAGCGTGACGACACCGCCGCCGGCCGTAAATTTAACGGCGTTGGCCAGCAGGTTCCACAGCACTTGCTGCAAGCGCGCGCCATCGCCCAGCACCCTGCCCGGTCCGTCCGGTGCCAGTACCAACTCAAGTGTGATGCCCTTGGCCAGCGCCGCCGGTGCCAGCGTATCGATCGCTGCGGCGGCGACGGCATCGAGATTGACCCGTTCGCTTTCCATGCGCAATTTGCCGGACAGAATACGGTTCATGTCCAGCAGATCACCGATCAGTGCGGCCTGATCGGTCGCATTGCGGGCGATCACGTCGATCCCCTTGCGGTACAGCTCCGGGCTGGGCGATGCGCGCTTGAGCAGGCTGGCCCAGCCCATGATGGCCGACAACGGCGTGCGCAATTCGTGGCTCAGTGTGGCCAGGAATTCATCCTTGATCAGCGCAACGCGTTCGCTCTCGATACGGGCGGCGCGCTCGGCTTCGAGCAATTCTTCCCGCCGGTCGTCGAGCTGGTGGCGCACCGTCACATCATGCGTGACGCCGAGGATGTGCGTAATCCGGCCATCGCCGCGCTGCTCGGCCACCAATTGACAATCGAAGTGGCGCAGTCCCGTCACGGCCGGAAAATCGAACGAGACCTGCTGCGCTTCGCCGGTCGTAAAGACATGCTGCATGGCCCGTTCCCAGCGCGCACATAAGGCTTCCGGCATGCCAAGTTCGCGATTGCTCTTGCCAATGAAGTAGGCCGGCGTGTGGCCGGTCACGCGGGTGATGGCGGCATTGATGAAGACGTGGCGCAACTGCCGGTCGAAACGGGTCAGGATATCGGGCGAGTTATCCGTCAGGCTGCGCAATTCATTGTCCTTGCTACGCAGCAGATCGAGCCGCTCCCAGGCCGCGCCGACCTGGCTGGCCACCGTGGCCATGAAGTCGCATTCGTCGTCGTCAAACTGGACGCGCGAACGCGACCCGAAGCTCAACGTGCCAATGACCCGGCCGTCGACTTGCAACGGATACGACGCATACGCCTGCACGCCGATTTTTTTCAGCACGGCCGTTGCTTCCTCGTCGTGCTCCTGCAGATGGTGGCGAAACACCGGCTTGCCATGCGCGACCACGCTGCCGCACAAACTGGTGACCGGATCCAGCAACAGGTACAGCAGCCGGGTGGGGGCGTCGATACCGGCGTCGGCAGTCAGGCGCAACATCGGCGGCGTACCGATGTCGAGCACATGGCTCAGAAAAATATCGGCCTGCACCAGCACGCGGACCCGTTCGAACAACGCTGCCATCGCGTTGCCGGGACCGTCGGTAGCAGCCTGTGCAATATCGGCGATGACTTGCTGGCGGGCCCGCTCGCGCCACAGTTCACGCTTCATCAGATGGCGCTCGATCGCATTTTCGACGCCGCGCGTCAGGCTCTCGGGCCCCAGCCAGGCCTTGCCGACATAATCCTCGGCACCGGCGCGCAGCAATTCCTGGTTCAGGGACTGGCGTGGCGAGCCGGTCAGAATCACCACCGGCACCAGCGTGATGCCATGGCTGTCGCGCGGCATCCGCGCCAGCAGTTCGAAGGCATCGGCGTCCGGCAAATCAAAATCGAGCAGCATGCAATCCGGCGCAGGCTGCTGCGCGCAATAATCCAGCGCCTCCTGCGCCAGCTCCGCTTCAATGAAGTCATAGCGGCGGCGCGATCCCTTGAGCAGTGCTGCCCTGGCATCAGCGCGATCATGCAGATTGTCATCGACGAGCAGGATGCGCCAGGGCCGCGTCACGGCGCAACAGTCGGGCCGGACCAGCGCTTGAAAATTGCCGTCAGCGTATCGAGACATTCTTCGAGCCGTACGGTCTTGATATGGAAGGCGTCAGCCCCGGCAGCAAGAAAAGCCAGGCGGTCACGCGGGTTCACGCTCGCCGTCAGCACCACCACCGGCAAACGCGCATGGACCGGATGCCGGCGCACCTGATGCAGGAATGTCAGGCCATCGACGCCGGGCAGATTGAAGTCCAGCAGCATGAAGGCAAACACGCCATCGGCAGCGGCGTCGAGCAGGCGCAATGCCACGTCCGCATCCGGCGCACTGGTAATGGCCATCGTCACGCCGGCGCGCGATGCGGCCGCGCATACGGTCTCGATATCATCGTCGGAATCGTCGACCACCAGAATGGCTTGCTCACCCATGAGCGTGCACTTGCGCGGGCGCGGCAAGGCCGGGCGCTTTCAGCGTGAAATAGAAGGTCGCACCGACGCCCGGTTCGGCATCGAACCAGATGCGCCCATGATGCTGTTCGACCAGCTTGCGCACGACGGCCAGGCCGGCGCCGGCACCACCGCCGTAAGCGTCGCGCGGGTGCAGCCGCTTGAAGATCTGGAACACGCGGTCGCAGTGCCGGCTCTCGATGCCGATGCCGTTGTCACGCACGAAAAAAACCAACGGTGTCGTGCCGTCGTGGTCCAGGTAGCCAATCTCCAGCCACGGTGCCGGCTTATCGTTGTACTTGAGCGCATTCGAGATCAGGTTGGCGAACACTTCACGCACCCGGATCCGGTCGCAGGCGAGTATCGGCATCGGCCGGGGAATGCGGACTTCGAGGCCGCTCACGGCCAGCCTTGAGCCGAGCATTTCCAGCGCCTCGGCCACCACCGCACCGAGGTCGACTTCCTCGTAATCCAGCCCGATCCGGCCGATGCGGGCATAGTTGAGCAGCGCATCGAGCAGGTTATCCATGCGCAGCGTCAGGCGCATCACCGTGCCGAGATGCTCGCTGCCGGCATCCC comes from Actimicrobium sp. CCC2.4 and encodes:
- a CDS encoding ATP-binding protein, with protein sequence MSSEFSTAVRLPSVRRLLLLLVLGCVLPGVIGAALLFSYLSIEADRQLQQSTMATARTLVREVDAQFAQARLLAVTLAQSRTLAGDDLAAFHREARQLLSATAISTGVVVSDVQGQQVLDTRVAFGTPLLRYGNQNQLRQVITSGRAVASDVFADLPAGHYAVAFPVMVNGNVIRVVSVLMSLRQLDALLQRYPFPAGWTVSIVDSSGTIAARNRLAEQFVGQKASLEMFLVESEGIHHTYTSDSIAVRTFFSTSAASHWRAVIGSPGGPLPTFSVLTVTLTGSALLAWCVLAGAMALTLGRRITWSMTALALPARDLAAGKPLVLPRVYFHEAGEVARVTIRSSMELRYSELALKALNRDLEARIQERTREATDLYDRAPCSYHTLDAAGIVIQVNQTGLDLLGYHREEYLGHAIRQFMTPDSWATIADRYPQLLPGGQLHELEVDFVHKDGTVVPCLMSANAELDSRGNFAFLRSTLVDNRIGKARQQQIISLNQFLNDVLESLPFGVAVLNEQQQVILRNRLFGDLQSYPPELFQKSPRLFTDMVRFSYELGYYPQRLYDDVLADYRAMIASRQSVCMERSLPDNKYLEIRGQPISADWVLLTYTDITPFRLAEQALSQARTEAETANLAKSDFLANMTHELRTPLNAVIGLARLLTESPLNAWQRDYADKIALSAQSLQVLINDILDLSKMEANQLRIEQIPFSLNLLLRTAASVLGVGVGQKEIAVVLDLAPDVPDAMVGDPLRVQQILLNLISNALKFTERGEIVVSVRCQSVAPVPAGAPVLLQIAVRDTGIGIAAAGLESIFNAFMQADASTTRLYGGTGLGLTISNRLVTMMGGQISVDSTPGQGSEFRFSLPLTAGVPVRQDDFPAALRVLIVESHPLKRVLLRDACLAFGWQVRVIDPAQPGLPALLKAGATRGETDLLLLDGRLPEIDTMALLRQWRAMPDVVLPRTLLMVPLLALDRFAAGSRDGYPGGLVAKPLTRWSLAEAVLRLFPVEPAACMPAAATAALPLSGLRLLVAEDNAINQEVAAQVLTAAGAEVVVVGDGIAVQAALTMAADRFDIVLMDIQMPLMDGYAATRWIRDHSDVATLPVIALTAQANAGGSATARDAGMTGVLAKPLDIDALLAVIAGAGIGWPAGSHRALPDAPPAIPLSGLDFVAALKVFGGDKVRLATLLRAFVGRQGGDVAEARRLLDCNDIDAAIDLVHQIRGVAASLHARELHHVAGLTEAALLDGAVEALPDLFSQLQDAMTMVRHCARRFDALLTLGHPGLITPP
- a CDS encoding biliverdin-producing heme oxygenase, translated to MLYDAVKHLPDQITMPAPTPSALHQQLRLATKEPHHALDHHPLMARLLAPHVSRDDYGDALAAMHGIYANAETALLTYLAHHPDLFDYAPRRKLPALEADLAALGRQPFAATVQLPAIDRAGALFGMLYTLEGATLGGQFIATRLRQQGAGDLPMQFYTVYGEHARSHWLAFLESAEQRCPQTEYPSAVATAVALFEDIRSHLDTCRQP
- a CDS encoding response regulator; amino-acid sequence: MSRYADGNFQALVRPDCCAVTRPWRILLVDDNLHDRADARAALLKGSRRRYDFIEAELAQEALDYCAQQPAPDCMLLDFDLPDADAFELLARMPRDSHGITLVPVVILTGSPRQSLNQELLRAGAEDYVGKAWLGPESLTRGVENAIERHLMKRELWRERARQQVIADIAQAATDGPGNAMAALFERVRVLVQADIFLSHVLDIGTPPMLRLTADAGIDAPTRLLYLLLDPVTSLCGSVVAHGKPVFRHHLQEHDEEATAVLKKIGVQAYASYPLQVDGRVIGTLSFGSRSRVQFDDDECDFMATVASQVGAAWERLDLLRSKDNELRSLTDNSPDILTRFDRQLRHVFINAAITRVTGHTPAYFIGKSNRELGMPEALCARWERAMQHVFTTGEAQQVSFDFPAVTGLRHFDCQLVAEQRGDGRITHILGVTHDVTVRHQLDDRREELLEAERAARIESERVALIKDEFLATLSHELRTPLSAIMGWASLLKRASPSPELYRKGIDVIARNATDQAALIGDLLDMNRILSGKLRMESERVNLDAVAAAAIDTLAPAALAKGITLELVLAPDGPGRVLGDGARLQQVLWNLLANAVKFTAGGGVVTLAISERDGLVVATVTDNGTGIEASFLPFLFDRFSQSDGSAARVHGGLGLGLSIVKNLLELHGGSVSASSGGAGQGACFTVLLPRAPDGPMPRAAPAAVPEVVPEVLVSGPMSVDDSNALRGMAVLLVDDNPDVLELGRRLLTEHGALVTTAQSADAALLQIRRQVPDILLSDIGMPGTDGYQLIELVRTGMGLGASQLPAVAVTAYARAQDHARALQAGYQACIDKPIRPQLLIRTLLDLAAVKAAGTYPDGF
- a CDS encoding response regulator, which codes for MGEQAILVVDDSDDDIETVCAAASRAGVTMAITSAPDADVALRLLDAAADGVFAFMLLDFNLPGVDGLTFLHQVRRHPVHARLPVVVLTASVNPRDRLAFLAAGADAFHIKTVRLEECLDTLTAIFKRWSGPTVAP